The Argentina anserina chromosome 3, drPotAnse1.1, whole genome shotgun sequence genome includes a region encoding these proteins:
- the LOC126787971 gene encoding uncharacterized protein LOC126787971 isoform X2, translated as MARTEQDNWSEAVEDLVTSGDTDAAISLLESVISNLGTNDSPDSAPQLGSALSDLAQPYSSKGFSLKADDLQSRASLIKLRHSSSSSSVATEKQSLMPGQNSTDGHIENSTKSQEPSTCNGSSDDDWEAIADRTPDELSSQSLPGVSKLSFEDTKIQIPKRRGRGTFAYKKNELYSDQISNKIVVNNASLEEENEGHNLEEGEETRKSKYGTHYILVLSGFPPSTRTIELENLFEDFKDRGVVIRWVNDTVALAVFRTPAIVRVLDEDDTLLSSISLKDLEPPRQRPKTSARTGQRLIAHGMGMKLPSTAFGSPDLKKQENDRRSRIVTRQKLKDDAWGGDE; from the exons ATGGCGAGAACAGAACAAGACAACTGGTCCGAGGCAGTGGAAGATCTCGTAACATCCGGAGACACCGACGCAGCCATATCTCTCTTGGAGTCCGTAATCTCCAATCTCGGAACAAATGACTCCCCCGATTCTGCTCCTCAGTTGGGCTCTGCTCTCTCCGACTTGGCCCAGCCCTACTCCTCCAAAGGCTTCTCTCTCAAAGCTGACGACCTTCAGTCTCGCGCTTCCCTCATCAAGCTTCGTcactcttcctcctcttctag TGTTGCTACAGAGAAGCAGAGCTTGATGCCCGGACAGAATTCAACTGATG GACATATTGAGAACTCAACGAAATCGCAGGAACCTTCTACTTGCAATGGGTCTTCGGATGATG ATTGGGAAGCTATTGCAGACCGCACACCTGATGAATTATCATCACAATCTTTGCCCGGAGTATCAAAACTTTCTTTTGAAGATACCAAAATTCAAATCCCTAAGCGGCGTGGAAGAGGAACATTTGCATACAAGAAAAATGAACTTTACAGTGATCAAATATCTAATAAGATAGTGGTTAATAATGCTAGCTTAGAGGAAGAAAATGAGGGTCATAATTTGGAGGAAGGTGAAGAGACAAGAAAAT CAAAATATGGTACACACTACATTCTTGTGTTATCTGGCTTTCCACCAAGTACAAGAACGATTGAGTTGGAGAATCTTTTTGAGGACTTTAAAGATCGTGGGGTTGTTATTCGCTGGGTCAATGATACGGTTGCACTTGCAGTTTTCCGAACACCAGCAATAG TTCGAGTGCTTGATGAGGATGATACCCTTCTGAGCTCAATTTCACTAAAAG ATCTAGAGCCTCCTCGCCAAAGGCCAAAAACATCGGCAAGAACTGGGCAGAGGCTCATTGCACATGGAATGGGGATGAAATTACCTTCAACTGCCTTCGGGTCTCCAGACTTGAAGAAACAGGAAAATGATCGAAGGAGCCGCATAGTCACGAGGCAAAAATTAAAAGATGATGCTTGGGGTGGGGATGAATAG
- the LOC126787971 gene encoding uncharacterized protein LOC126787971 isoform X1 has product MARTEQDNWSEAVEDLVTSGDTDAAISLLESVISNLGTNDSPDSAPQLGSALSDLAQPYSSKGFSLKADDLQSRASLIKLRHSSSSSSVATEKQSLMPGQNSTDGHIENSTKSQEPSTCNGSSDDDWEAIADRTPDELSSQSLPGVSKLSFEDTKIQIPKRRGRGTFAYKKNELYSDQISNKIVVNNASLEEENEGHNLEEGEETRKSKYGTHYILVLSGFPPSTRTIELENLFEDFKDRGVVIRWVNDTVALAVFRTPAIALEARNQMQCSMTVRVLDEDDTLLSSISLKDLEPPRQRPKTSARTGQRLIAHGMGMKLPSTAFGSPDLKKQENDRRSRIVTRQKLKDDAWGGDE; this is encoded by the exons ATGGCGAGAACAGAACAAGACAACTGGTCCGAGGCAGTGGAAGATCTCGTAACATCCGGAGACACCGACGCAGCCATATCTCTCTTGGAGTCCGTAATCTCCAATCTCGGAACAAATGACTCCCCCGATTCTGCTCCTCAGTTGGGCTCTGCTCTCTCCGACTTGGCCCAGCCCTACTCCTCCAAAGGCTTCTCTCTCAAAGCTGACGACCTTCAGTCTCGCGCTTCCCTCATCAAGCTTCGTcactcttcctcctcttctag TGTTGCTACAGAGAAGCAGAGCTTGATGCCCGGACAGAATTCAACTGATG GACATATTGAGAACTCAACGAAATCGCAGGAACCTTCTACTTGCAATGGGTCTTCGGATGATG ATTGGGAAGCTATTGCAGACCGCACACCTGATGAATTATCATCACAATCTTTGCCCGGAGTATCAAAACTTTCTTTTGAAGATACCAAAATTCAAATCCCTAAGCGGCGTGGAAGAGGAACATTTGCATACAAGAAAAATGAACTTTACAGTGATCAAATATCTAATAAGATAGTGGTTAATAATGCTAGCTTAGAGGAAGAAAATGAGGGTCATAATTTGGAGGAAGGTGAAGAGACAAGAAAAT CAAAATATGGTACACACTACATTCTTGTGTTATCTGGCTTTCCACCAAGTACAAGAACGATTGAGTTGGAGAATCTTTTTGAGGACTTTAAAGATCGTGGGGTTGTTATTCGCTGGGTCAATGATACGGTTGCACTTGCAGTTTTCCGAACACCAGCAATAG CACTTGAGGCTCGTAACCAAATGCAATGTTCTATGACAGTTCGAGTGCTTGATGAGGATGATACCCTTCTGAGCTCAATTTCACTAAAAG ATCTAGAGCCTCCTCGCCAAAGGCCAAAAACATCGGCAAGAACTGGGCAGAGGCTCATTGCACATGGAATGGGGATGAAATTACCTTCAACTGCCTTCGGGTCTCCAGACTTGAAGAAACAGGAAAATGATCGAAGGAGCCGCATAGTCACGAGGCAAAAATTAAAAGATGATGCTTGGGGTGGGGATGAATAG